A part of Planococcus sp. MB-3u-03 genomic DNA contains:
- a CDS encoding YhdT family protein encodes MEETEDWRFKIANREALIGVALAVFNFIWWFGFAYGLGSRPVEEYTYVFGLPSWFFYSCVVGFVTIAILVIIVVRFFFKEVPFTEEGDEV; translated from the coding sequence ATGGAAGAAACTGAAGACTGGCGTTTTAAAATTGCCAATCGGGAAGCATTGATCGGTGTAGCGTTAGCGGTCTTCAATTTTATCTGGTGGTTTGGTTTTGCTTATGGTTTAGGATCGCGGCCAGTCGAAGAATATACGTATGTGTTCGGGCTGCCTAGCTGGTTCTTCTACAGTTGTGTGGTAGGATTCGTCACGATTGCCATATTGGTTATCATAGTTGTTCGCTTTTTCTTTAAAGAAGTGCCGTTTACAGAAGAGGGGGATGAGGTATGA
- the panF gene encoding sodium/pantothenate symporter: MNWPVIIPMLGFLVIIFFIGIWSSRKTAASGDGFIQDYFLGGRELGGFVLAMTMVATYGSASSFLGGPGTAYTMGFGWILLAMSQVVTGYFVLMILGKKFAILARRYNAITLVDFLKMRYQSTAVVLLSAFAIIVFLFSAMAAQWIGGARLVESLTGISYNTALFIFAISVLVYVTIGGFRAVAVTDAVQGAVMVVGTFVLLVAVIIAGGGIPNIIGDLVSENPNLITPYGNEGNLSKAYVSSFWILVGVGVVGLPQIAVRSMSYKSSVSMHRALIIGTIVTGIIMLNMHLIGVFARPILPGIEVGDTVIPLISMEVLPAWLAGVVLAAPMAAIMSTVDSLLILVSSTVVKDVYLNYIKPDASMKTVKRASFGVTAVLGIIVYMLALNPPDLLIFLNLFAFGGLEAAFIWPIVMGLYWKYSNKYGAIASMIMGISSYIGLHFYNQANGNLFGLHTVALPVLLSFLAFVIGSLAFERKAYSFKQARKEQLKHEYATEE, translated from the coding sequence ATGAACTGGCCTGTAATAATTCCGATGCTAGGGTTTCTGGTGATTATCTTCTTTATCGGTATTTGGTCTAGCCGAAAAACAGCCGCTTCTGGTGATGGCTTTATTCAAGATTATTTCCTGGGTGGTCGAGAGCTAGGCGGATTTGTTCTAGCGATGACTATGGTAGCCACTTATGGAAGCGCTTCCAGTTTCTTGGGTGGCCCAGGTACTGCCTATACGATGGGCTTTGGCTGGATTTTGCTAGCCATGTCCCAAGTAGTGACGGGTTATTTCGTATTAATGATTTTAGGGAAGAAATTCGCCATTTTGGCGAGGCGCTATAACGCGATCACTTTAGTGGATTTTTTGAAGATGCGCTATCAAAGTACAGCGGTGGTTCTGTTGTCTGCTTTTGCAATCATCGTTTTCTTGTTCTCCGCAATGGCTGCCCAATGGATTGGCGGAGCGCGCCTTGTCGAGTCATTAACCGGGATTTCCTATAATACCGCGTTGTTCATATTTGCCATTTCAGTATTGGTTTATGTAACAATCGGTGGATTCCGTGCAGTAGCTGTGACGGATGCGGTACAAGGTGCTGTAATGGTAGTAGGGACTTTCGTGCTTCTTGTAGCTGTAATCATTGCGGGAGGCGGCATCCCGAACATTATTGGAGATTTAGTCAGCGAGAATCCGAATCTAATCACCCCGTATGGGAATGAAGGAAATCTATCGAAAGCATATGTATCGTCTTTCTGGATATTAGTCGGGGTCGGGGTTGTGGGCTTGCCGCAAATTGCGGTTCGTTCCATGTCTTATAAAAGCTCTGTCTCGATGCACCGAGCGTTGATTATCGGAACTATCGTGACTGGGATCATCATGCTCAATATGCATTTAATCGGGGTCTTTGCACGGCCAATCCTTCCAGGGATTGAAGTAGGGGATACGGTGATTCCACTTATTTCAATGGAAGTTTTGCCGGCCTGGCTTGCCGGGGTTGTGCTTGCTGCCCCAATGGCTGCCATTATGTCGACCGTGGATTCTTTACTGATCCTGGTCAGTTCGACTGTAGTAAAAGATGTGTATTTAAACTACATTAAGCCGGACGCCTCGATGAAAACCGTTAAACGGGCAAGTTTCGGAGTAACGGCAGTTCTGGGGATTATCGTCTATATGTTAGCGCTGAACCCGCCGGATCTTTTAATCTTCCTGAACCTTTTTGCTTTCGGTGGTTTGGAGGCGGCATTTATTTGGCCGATCGTCATGGGGCTTTACTGGAAATACAGCAATAAATACGGGGCCATTGCTTCGATGATTATGGGGATATCAAGCTACATAGGCCTTCATTTCTATAATCAGGCGAACGGCAATTTGTTCGGCCTCCATACAGTGGCTTTGCCGGTTCTCCTATCGTTTTTAGCATTTGTCATAGGAAGCCTGGCATTCGAGCGGAAAGCATATAGCTTTAAACAAGCGAGAAAGGAGCAATTAAAACATGAATACGCGACTGAAGAGTGA
- a CDS encoding M20 family metallopeptidase — translation MNTRLKSDSYTRDRKAVIELTQQLVQIPSVYRGEGVEGGNEEKVANYVAEHLKGIGIETHIEEVVPGRPNVIGIIDSGKPGKTLLFEGHTDVVTEGDRKAWKYDPFGAEIVDGRMYGRGTNDTKGNLACMITAVHSILQDEEEFSGKIILCIPCDEEGLMLGIKHFIKQGWAKGVDGAIICEPEENNVCIAQRGAIRLQVDFHGKMAHGAISWSGINPNWRLARFITKIEKLEKAETKRLGEDPYLKWPSITPTIIQSPVTGDAQINVIPDHCRLTLDIRTVPEQNHDILLQTIEGIVSDMKAEDSDCRIDLTVLDNRPPTATAKEDEVVKAIYGAVEEITGKEPIYNGVPGATDGTFLHMEGIPIVTIGAGDREIPHQLNEYVDIEELAETTAIFKEAALRFLNGRV, via the coding sequence ATGAATACGCGACTGAAGAGTGATTCTTATACAAGAGACCGCAAAGCGGTAATCGAATTGACACAACAATTGGTACAGATTCCGAGTGTTTATAGAGGTGAAGGTGTAGAAGGCGGCAACGAGGAAAAAGTAGCGAATTACGTCGCCGAGCATTTAAAGGGAATTGGAATCGAGACGCATATTGAAGAAGTCGTTCCAGGACGGCCAAATGTGATCGGCATCATTGATTCTGGAAAGCCAGGAAAAACTTTATTGTTTGAAGGGCATACGGATGTCGTGACGGAAGGAGACCGCAAGGCTTGGAAATACGATCCGTTCGGTGCGGAAATTGTGGATGGCCGCATGTATGGACGAGGCACGAATGATACGAAAGGAAATCTGGCGTGTATGATTACAGCGGTCCACTCGATTTTACAAGATGAAGAAGAATTCAGCGGCAAAATCATCTTGTGTATTCCTTGTGATGAAGAAGGCCTCATGCTTGGTATCAAACATTTCATAAAGCAAGGGTGGGCAAAAGGTGTAGATGGTGCCATTATCTGTGAGCCAGAAGAAAATAATGTATGCATCGCGCAACGGGGTGCCATTCGTTTACAAGTTGATTTTCACGGAAAAATGGCCCACGGCGCAATCTCTTGGAGCGGTATCAACCCGAATTGGCGCTTGGCACGTTTCATTACGAAAATAGAAAAACTTGAAAAGGCTGAGACAAAACGCCTCGGGGAAGACCCTTATCTAAAATGGCCTTCGATAACCCCCACGATTATCCAGTCCCCTGTAACTGGAGATGCACAGATTAATGTCATCCCTGACCATTGCCGCTTGACGCTCGATATCCGCACGGTACCGGAGCAAAATCACGACATATTGCTCCAAACAATCGAAGGAATCGTTTCTGATATGAAAGCGGAGGATTCGGATTGCCGGATCGATTTGACGGTACTCGATAATCGCCCACCCACCGCAACAGCTAAAGAAGATGAAGTGGTAAAGGCAATCTATGGCGCGGTTGAGGAAATTACCGGCAAGGAACCTATTTACAACGGGGTGCCAGGAGCAACGGATGGAACTTTCCTACACATGGAGGGCATTCCTATTGTCACCATTGGTGCTGGAGATCGTGAAATTCCTCACCAACTCAATGAATATGTAGACATTGAAGAACTCGCTGAGACTACGGCCATCTTTAAAGAAGCCGCACTTCGATTCTTGAATGGGCGGGTGTAA